The window GGCCAGCGGCAGGGACTGCCGGTAGACCTGGGTCCGGACGCTGGCGAGGAGCGTGTGGCCGAGGCCGGTCACGCCGCCCCCGATCACCACCAGTCCGGGGTTGAAGAAGCTGACGAGTCCGGCGATGACCTGGCCGACCCGGTTGCCGCCCTCGCGGATCAGGTCGAGTGAGGTCGCGTCACCTGCCGCCGCCGAGGCGGCCACATCGGCGGCGGTGAGCCGGCCGGCCGACTCCAGCCGGGCCGCGAGTTCCTGCGACTGGCCCGTGCGCGCCGCGTCCTCGGCGTCGCGGGCCAGCGCCGCACCGCTGAAGTGGGCCTCCAGACAACCCCGGTTGCCGCAGGCGCATGCACGCCCGTCGGGTTCGACCTGGATATGCCCGATGTCGCCCGCACTGCCCGTCGTGCCGCGGTACACGTCGCCGCCGACGACGATGCCGCAGCCGATGCCGGTACCGATCTTGACGCAGAGGAAGTCCCCCACGGAGCGTGCGACGCCTGCGTGCTGCTCCCCCATCGCCATCAGGTTCACATCGTTGTCGACCATGACGGGGCAGCCCAGTTCCTGGCTGAGCGCCTCGCGGACCGGGAAACCGTCCCAGCCGGGCATGATCGGGGGTGCGACCGGTACGCCTTCGGGGAAGCGGACCGGTCCGGGTACGCCGATGCCGGCGCCGTCGAAGCCTTCCGCGAGCCCGGAGGCCCGGAGCTTGGCCGCCATGGACAGCACCTGCTCGAAGACGGCGACGGGTCCTTCGCGCACGTCCATGGGGTGGTTGAGGTGACCCAGGACCTCCAGCTCCGCGTTGGTGACCGCCACGTCGATCGATGTGGCGCCGATGTCGACGCCGA is drawn from Streptomyces sp. NBC_01717 and contains these coding sequences:
- a CDS encoding ROK family transcriptional regulator; this translates as MTARPANAHQARLLRLLRDDGPNSRAQLGDQIDLSRSKLAVEVDRLLETGLVVADGLAASRGGRRSHNIRLAPALRFLGVDIGATSIDVAVTNAELEVLGHLNHPMDVREGPVAVFEQVLSMAAKLRASGLAEGFDGAGIGVPGPVRFPEGVPVAPPIMPGWDGFPVREALSQELGCPVMVDNDVNLMAMGEQHAGVARSVGDFLCVKIGTGIGCGIVVGGDVYRGTTGSAGDIGHIQVEPDGRACACGNRGCLEAHFSGAALARDAEDAARTGQSQELAARLESAGRLTAADVAASAAAGDATSLDLIREGGNRVGQVIAGLVSFFNPGLVVIGGGVTGLGHTLLASVRTQVYRQSLPLATGNLPIVLGELGPTAGVIGAARLISDHLFSPA